GAAAAACGCAGTACATAGTGTCGCGAACTCAAATCGGCATTTAGATAGATCCAGTGGTTTAAACGGCACGTTTTTGCTTATAAAAAAAGTGCAAAAAAGATGTGGTTTACAAGTTAAAGCTACAGAATCCCTTTTTGCTGTAAATGCACCAGTTTTAAAGCCTCTGGACAGAGCAGTATTTcgtttaaaactttgtttttcttaaaagctTACAGTGTTTGGCTAATTCTCCTCCCCTTTTTACAAAACGGGGGCCGGAGGGTGGACACTGGTGGCAGGTTAAGGGATACTGTCACTTTAAGAAGCCTGCAGATTGAAGTGTAAACATGGAGAAATTAGGGGCTGATTTTTTAAACTGTGTGAGATATTAACCAGCCGCCCTGTTATAAAATCAGGAAATCCAAACAGCGATTTACACCGATTAACACcccctttatatattttttacaaaaatacacTGAGAAAATAATCAAACGTTTTCatctctcttgtctttttttgttttttaaaagtgtcaaaagtctacatttaaatataaaaaattaaaagttaaaactcTAGCCCTTCAGTGAAGGAGACGTAAAATGGCGTGGGTAACaacaactaccaaaaaaaaaaaaaaaaaaagaaaaaagaaaaaaaggaaaaggaaggaataaagaaataaaggaagtaaaaagaaagaaaaaagggataaaagaaaaaatatgtttggcCAGTGTAAATACGTCCACATATAAAATGGCATCTGATTACATTTACAAGGAAAAAGAAGTACGAGGATGGAGCATCggtgaaggaaaaaaacacgTCTTCTCATTTACACCTATAaggaataaacacacacactgagaaaaaatttggtcctgaattgtttttttaaagtccAGCACAGATTTGAGTTGCGTTTGAATCCTTTAAAGagttaagaatgaaaaaaagctGGTGATAATTTCGTTGTAGGAATCAAACATAGCGCCATCTATCTGCTTTTTATATTATCCTACActattttaaaaactgctcaacagTCTtatacagaaatctttaaaagatAGACAGGATAACATGCTATATTAACCCCACCATTGAAATAATCCAACACCATCACGATTCcgattaagagaagaaaaaaatctttttttttttccttttttttctttttctttttttttttttttttccgaaacCACTCGCCCTCCACTGACTGCCCCTGTACCACATCAAACAGTCTCCTCTCCTCCACGCCTCCGGGGTCTGGGAAGTCTCACCTCACTGATTTCACGTAGAAAGAAGGCGGAGGCCCAGCAGCCGCCGCCGCCTGCTCCCCAACGTGCAAATCCATTTCAGTTTGACCGTGAACCCCCTTCCAGTTCGTGTCCTTCTCCGCCCCCGCCCCTAGCTCCCGCTGCTGCGCTTCCAACGGGGTTCTCGGGTCATTTCCTAGCGCCGGTCACACTGGCTGGCCTCCTCCCCTCAACATCTCCTCCTCCGGCTGCAGAGGGGGcagggggaaaagaaagaaaaaaaaaagccccaaacgGGAATTCGCCTGCGTGGAGTCTCTCAGTCCCGGCGCTCCCCCAAAACATCTGCCATCGGCCAAATTCGTCACCCCGGAGCCTTCTGTCTTCATCAGGcgttaaaaaaaagggggggaggggtACGCTGGGTTCTCCCCTCCTTTCTTGACCAAGacgcaaaataaaacaaaaccaaagtggTGATGCAGGAAGGGGGAGATTCCTTCAGTCTCTAGAAAACTAACTCGCCTTCTTGCTGGGGGTGCAGACAAGTCCGGAAGCTCGTTGGACGGGGAGGGGGTCTCTTCAAGCAAAGGGGAGGAAACTCGAAGtcgctttttcttttttgccatcaACAACAACaccaataacaacaataacaggTCGCCCCTGTCTACCCTCTTCCTCCTCCGCGTCCCTCCGGCTGGGCAGAGTGGGTCCCCGGCCCGGGGAGGTGGGGGATGGGAGCGCGGGTCCAAAACGCCGCCGCGCTCCTTTCCGACGACGGGAACGCGGCCGAAGCCAGccctacttactttttttttttttcttttttcccttttctcttccaaCTCTTCGTCTGTccttttcgtttctttttttcactttttttttttctcctctcctacCCCTCCGGCCCTTCTCCCTGCCTGCGCGCCCTTCAGTAGGTGAAAACCAGGTTGGAGATGCTGGACTCGAGCCAGTCTCCCGAGATCATCTCGCTCACCTCGGGCGTGCAGTAGTCCGGGAACTCGAAGTGCGAGGCGGAGCCGGGCTCGAAGTTAAAATCCAGGTCCCGGTCGAGCGCCGACGACGAACTGAAGCTGCCCAGGGACATGCTCTCAAAGTTTGAGCTGGGGTTCAGGTCGAGCAGGTCGTCTTCGAACTCGTCGTCGGAGGACGAGGAGCccgaggaagaggaagaggaggagtggGACGAGGCCGAGGAGGACGCGTGCGAGGGCGCGCTGGACGGGGCGGGCGAGGCGGCGCGCAGGCTGGCGTAGCCGCGGTGGTCGGCGGGCGAGCGGCCGGCGGCGGGGGACGAGGCGGCGCTGCTGCGGCCGCTCAGGCTCGGCGCATCGGGCGAGCAGCCCGCGCCCTCCTCCTCGTACAGGCCCAGGGGGTCGCTGGGGTCGGCTCCCGCGCCCACGCCGCCCACGGGCGACGACGACGTGCCCAGGCCGCCGAACAGGTAGACGCGCTTCACCTTCTTCTCCGCCAGGTGCTTGCCCGGGGCCGCGAGCGCTGCGGAGGCCGAGGCTGCCGAGGAGGCAGAGGCCGAGGCGCTGGGAGTCCGCGCCTTGTACAGCGAGTGGTGGTCGGCGGCGGCGCCCAGGGGCAGCAGGGCGGCGGCCCCCGCCTGTTCGGCGGCGaaggaggaggcggcggcggcagccGCTGCtttcccgccgccgccgcctgccAGGATGAGCTTGGCGTGCGGTTTGCTGACCCCGCCGCCCGCGCCGCCCGCCACTTTGGAGCCGCAGCTCTTTTTCTGCGCCGGTTTGGAGTTGGCGCCGCCGCCACTCGCACCGCCGCCTCCTCCCCCCGCGTTGCtgctcccgccgccgccgccgcccccgccgctGCCACCGACCTTGTCTCCCTTTTCCCCCGGCTTGGAGGAGGCGGCGGCCGAGGAGCTGGAGTTGGCGTTGCCGGACTTCACCTTCTTCCTGGGCCGGTACTTGTAGTCGGGGTAGTCAGCCATGTGCTTGAGGCGCAGCCGCTCCGCCTCTCGAATGAAAGGGATCTTGTCGCTGTCTTTGAGCAGCTTCCAGCGTTTGCCCAGCCGCTTGGAGATCTCGGCGTTGTGCATGTCGGGCGACTGCTCCATGATCTTGCGCCGCTCGATCTGCGACCACACCATGAAGGCGTTCATGGGCCGCTTGATGTGCCCGCTCGGGGTCTTGCACCAGCTCGGGTCGTCGGCCTTGCCGCCCGTGGAGGCGGTGGAGCCGGGCGTGGGGGAGGAGGCGATTCCCAGCTCGATGCCGGCGCCCGAGTCCGAGCTCTCGCCGGCCAGCAGCGCTTCCGTGTTCTCGGCattgttggtttgctgcaccatgGCCTCGGCTCGGCGGGCGCCCACGCGCGCTCACACCCTCGCGGCGGCCGCGGCGCGGTCGCCGGGCCCTCCCGGTTCCCCAGGCCAAGCACACGCCGAACGGGAAGACGCGCGCGGCGGCCGAACTGGCCCCTCAACTCCTCGCAGGGGCGGAGGTGGGTAAAGAGAGAAAAGTCCCCAAAAGATGCGGGGAAGGAGTTCTCAGCCTCTCGCAGAGGAGTTATAGTTCCCAAGCTggagactctctctctccctctctctcgctctctcaccGCGCTGCAGTTTGCTGTCTCTCGGCTGAGTCTGGAGACCGTGCTAAAGTAGAGAGGAGTTTCTCGAATGCTGGTTGCTGAAGCTTCCAATGCAAGTTTCTCGCGGCCTCCCaggcaagtctttttttttttttttttttttttttttctttttccctgaagCAGTTGATTCCAGTTCACGAGCGCTCTCGGTAGCTCAGGAAAGCGACATAGTCTCTAGCACTTAGTCCCTCTCCTACAATGCAAAGCAAAAAAGACTGTGGCTCCAGGACTCTCTGTGGGCGGAATCGGCACTAAGGAGTTTGTGCAATTATTTTGTTGCAAGGTAGGAAGCCAAAAAGCCTGCATGCAACAGACTGGCATGAATAAATGTATGTTTCCCCCTCCCTTCTGCAAGAAGGGAGCTGGTAATGGCAAGAGTTCCTCCAGCGCAGACTCTTGAAGAGCGTGCAAGGAACTAGAGACCCGACAGCGAAACAGGCCTCTTCCCCTCACACACAGTTTCTCTTGCTGCAGCTTAGAGCAGACCCCAATTCCGCCTCGCGCCTCTTTATCCTTTCACAGTCTTGGCTGCAGCCAATCAGCTGCTGTAACCAACGCTTCCTCATGCCAAACCCCTCCCCCGGGCTTCCCATTGGCTTGGAACCCGATGCAATAATAATCTCCGCGTGCAATGAGAAGCTCCAAATCTGACCTCATTCCAATTTACAGAGCAAACTTTTTAAAAGGGCTAGAAGTACAGCTGAGATTTCTGctgcctcttttttccttttgctgtgtgtgtgtgtgtgcgcgcgtgtgtgtgcgcgcgtgcgtgTGTATAGTGTGTGAAGAGGATGTTAATGCATGAAATTATTGAGGGAAGAGACGGAAATGTATTCTAACCATTACGTTAGATAACAAGGGGCTTGGAAGGGGGCGGGGTAAGGGTGAAATACTGTAAATGGAAGCTTTCTGCTTAAAAGCcaagtgattatttttattagttcttTTCAGCATTGGAATAAAGAATCAGCCTCTCGTGCAAAATCTGTTCCCCAGCTCTTTCTTAAAGCCAAAGCTGTAAAGGGGAAGAGAAAGCCACAACAATAAATCAATGGATATTGAAAACCATTAAGAAAATGGTACCTAGACACCTGTCATCACAATTATTTTAACAACTCTAGGTACAGCACAGATGTTGATGTGTTGTGTAAATCCCTTCGGAACCGTTTTTGTGCTGTTTGTGGAAGGCAGGGAAGAGGACTTTGCAATAATTGCTTACTCTCTTAACCAAGCAAGGGTCAACTATGGTTATTTAATGATTGAAACTGTGTAAATCCTGCATAGCCCAAACAGGGGAGCTTTCCCTTGAAACACATTAGGTAGTGCTCCATAATTACCTCAATGGGCAGATTTCCAGAGTTTTGCATAGGATGTATAATGGCATGTAAAGGATGGAAATCGGttttactttctaaatatttgttttccctgttttcaaaattaaagatTGCTTcactctcttccctctcctcctcccaaagccatcttcctcctttccttcttatgTATTTCCTCTTGTTATTTGTTAGTTGAATCGAAGGGAATTGAAAAACCAAGGCAAAGAGAAACTGTAGAAGGAGGTGATAACTGGtagcagaagagagtggggcctcTGGATTCATAGTAGACCTGGCTGCTAATCCTTACTGGTTTGTAACTGTGGGGATGTGGCCAAgtctcagttttcctcatctatTATATGGGAGCATTAGGAGCTACTTTATagagggttgttgtgagggttcAATGAATTTGTGACTATGAAGCACCTAATGTATTGTAAGCCCTCAATGAATactaatactttcctttctaaTTCAAATGCCAGACACACTCCTAGTAAAAGTTGCATGTTGTTCAAGAGGCTAAAATAGAATAGCCACTTATGTAAAAAAGTAATAACAGgccgtgcggtggctcacgcctgtaatcccagcactttgggaggctaaggtgggtggatcacttgaggtcaggagttcgaaaccagcctggtcaacatggtgaaaccctgtctctactaaaaatttaaaaattagctgggcagggatgcatgcgcctgtaattccagctactcgagaagctgaggtgggagtattgcttgaacccaggaggttgcagtgagctaagattgagccactgcactccagtgtgggtgatagagtgtgactctgtcttaaaaaaaaaaaaaaaaagtaatcacagATCATTGATGTGAACCATGCAAGGACAATAGTGGCAACTCTGCCATTccattgattttaaaagaaaggaactCCATGAAGAATACTAAGAAGAATATGGCAAAGAAAGGATGCCAAGGTATTCAAAATAAACGTTGGCTACAGAAATTACTTGTTTTCCAACGTCTGAAAATTAGAATTGTAGTAAAAATCAGCTTTCCTTAACACTGTAATAGGAAACTAATATTCTTTAGGCTAACCATAAGTGGTTAGGTAAAGTCAATCCAAAATAATTAAGTCAGCTTTTGATTCAGATTAAACTAGTGCTGGGTAGTAAATTTCTATTTATCTTGTCAAACTTTTAAAGTATGTAGGCTGGCAATAGGCCCAGGTTGTCAGATTTAGAATTTTACTGGAAAGAACACCTTATGTAGCCATCTGACTGGATCTGTAAGGATCAACCACAAGCAAAACTGTTTTTGTGGgtaaaagcaaataatttttgacCATTAGCTActt
The window above is part of the Symphalangus syndactylus isolate Jambi chromosome 23, NHGRI_mSymSyn1-v2.1_pri, whole genome shotgun sequence genome. Proteins encoded here:
- the SOX4 gene encoding transcription factor SOX-4; translation: MVQQTNNAENTEALLAGESSDSGAGIELGIASSPTPGSTASTGGKADDPSWCKTPSGHIKRPMNAFMVWSQIERRKIMEQSPDMHNAEISKRLGKRWKLLKDSDKIPFIREAERLRLKHMADYPDYKYRPRKKVKSGNANSSSSAAASSKPGEKGDKVGGSGGGGGGGGSSNAGGGGGGASGGGANSKPAQKKSCGSKVAGGAGGGVSKPHAKLILAGGGGGKAAAAAAASSFAAEQAGAAALLPLGAAADHHSLYKARTPSASASASSAASASAALAAPGKHLAEKKVKRVYLFGGLGTSSSPVGGVGAGADPSDPLGLYEEEGAGCSPDAPSLSGRSSAASSPAAGRSPADHRGYASLRAASPAPSSAPSHASSSASSHSSSSSSSGSSSSDDEFEDDLLDLNPSSNFESMSLGSFSSSSALDRDLDFNFEPGSASHFEFPDYCTPEVSEMISGDWLESSISNLVFTY